A single genomic interval of bacterium harbors:
- a CDS encoding carboxymuconolactone decarboxylase family protein, whose amino-acid sequence MLDSSDPSGPEIAWVATVPEEEATGIVKQIYEAGRKTFGSPPNISRAFSLHPAFMRAHRQLYLTLMHGESKLSRAEREFVAIAVSVENNCFY is encoded by the coding sequence ATGCTTGACAGTTCCGACCCATCCGGGCCAGAGATTGCCTGGGTGGCGACAGTTCCCGAGGAAGAAGCCACAGGAATCGTAAAGCAGATTTATGAAGCCGGCCGGAAAACCTTCGGCAGCCCGCCCAACATCTCGCGGGCCTTCAGTTTGCACCCCGCATTCATGCGGGCGCACCGCCAGCTCTACCTCACCTTGATGCACGGGGAGTCGAAGCTTTCTCGCGCGGAGCGGGAGTTCGTGGCGATTGCGGTTTCGGTGGAAAACAACTGTTTTTACTGA
- a CDS encoding DUF3090 family protein, translating to MYGSKNNLGLVESIQAEALGVPGKRIFRILADAEPPAAATLWLEKEQLYGLAMAIKRMVDAGEGAVGREVQGVMELDNNPSALERNTNETFEFKAGRIGLAIGPGPDYISLFFHDERDDSEEEEEEEESFAQGAGAEPKLQLSLTQETARKFMRESLEACASGRGTDALSRGALVATGKVDPNKNGHFHH from the coding sequence ATGTATGGTTCGAAGAACAATCTAGGGTTGGTGGAGAGTATTCAGGCCGAGGCGCTGGGCGTTCCAGGGAAGCGGATATTCCGGATTCTCGCCGATGCGGAGCCGCCGGCCGCAGCGACCCTCTGGCTTGAGAAGGAGCAGCTCTACGGCCTGGCCATGGCCATCAAGCGCATGGTGGATGCGGGTGAGGGGGCTGTCGGCAGAGAGGTGCAGGGGGTGATGGAACTGGACAACAACCCCTCCGCGCTGGAGCGGAACACCAATGAGACCTTCGAGTTCAAGGCGGGCCGCATCGGTCTCGCGATTGGGCCGGGGCCGGACTATATCTCCCTCTTTTTCCACGATGAGCGCGATGACTCCGAGGAGGAGGAGGAGGAGGAAGAGTCTTTTGCGCAGGGCGCGGGCGCAGAGCCGAAGCTGCAGCTCAGCCTGACCCAAGAGACCGCGCGGAAATTCATGCGGGAAAGCCTTGAGGCGTGCGCCTCGGGCCGGGGGACGGATGCCTTGTCCCGAGGCGCCCTCGTGGCCACCGGCAAGGTGGACCCCAACAAGAACGGCCATTTTCACCACTAG
- a CDS encoding SCO1664 family protein, with the protein MSSPSEISRNLQVGKIEKLLSESEVQGLELLPQGSNYTFAVELKAADFSFIGIYKPASGERPLWDFPYGTLHKRERCAFLVSQALGWDFVPPTVIRDGPHGEGSMQLYIPPDERSNYFSLREEGRAELVLLAAFDLIVNNTDRKGGHCFKGRDQRIWAIDHGLTFHVDPKLRTVIWDYSGAHVPEEHAADVKRLDGILSDEKSSLKKELDVLLDPEEVAVFHQRVKAFAREPRLPRPEEYRSFPWPPI; encoded by the coding sequence TTGTCTTCCCCTTCGGAGATCTCCCGGAACCTGCAGGTCGGGAAAATCGAAAAGCTTCTCTCCGAGAGTGAGGTGCAGGGCTTGGAGCTTCTCCCCCAGGGCTCCAACTACACCTTCGCCGTCGAGCTGAAGGCAGCTGACTTCAGCTTCATCGGCATCTACAAGCCGGCGAGCGGCGAGCGGCCCCTGTGGGACTTCCCCTACGGTACGCTGCACAAGCGGGAGCGGTGCGCCTTTCTGGTCAGCCAGGCCCTGGGCTGGGACTTTGTGCCGCCGACGGTGATCCGCGACGGGCCGCACGGGGAGGGCTCCATGCAGCTCTACATCCCGCCGGACGAGCGGTCCAACTACTTCTCCCTCCGGGAAGAGGGGAGAGCCGAGCTCGTCTTGCTCGCGGCCTTCGATCTGATCGTCAACAACACGGACCGCAAGGGCGGGCATTGCTTCAAGGGACGCGATCAGCGCATCTGGGCGATCGACCACGGTCTGACCTTTCATGTGGACCCGAAGCTGCGCACGGTCATCTGGGATTATTCGGGCGCGCACGTGCCGGAGGAGCATGCCGCGGACGTGAAGCGCCTCGACGGGATTTTGTCCGACGAAAAGAGCAGCCTGAAAAAGGAACTGGACGTGCTTCTGGATCCGGAGGAAGTGGCCGTTTTCCACCAAAGGGTAAAAGCGTTTGCGAGGGAGCCGCGCCTTCCGCGTCCGGAGGAGTACAGAAGTTTTCCCTGGCCTCCGATATAA
- a CDS encoding peroxidase gives MLDYARRLTRELGSASRKDLEPLRAAGLDDEAIMHLTAVVGYFNFMNRVAIGLGVRLDENLRAAAEPEELEEENERLKR, from the coding sequence ATGCTCGATTACGCCCGCCGGCTGACGCGGGAGTTGGGCAGCGCCTCCCGCAAGGATCTGGAGCCGCTTCGGGCGGCGGGCCTCGACGATGAAGCCATCATGCACCTGACGGCGGTTGTCGGGTATTTCAATTTCATGAACCGTGTCGCCATCGGCCTGGGGGTCCGGCTGGATGAGAACCTGAGGGCCGCTGCGGAGCCGGAGGAGTTGGAGGAGGAAAACGAAAGGCTGAAGCGCTGA